In Caloramator sp. E03, the sequence GGAAAGCTTAGTGCTGTTAATTCTGCAATTGAAAAAGGAATAAAAGATTATGCTGAAAAAGTGATAGATAGTTTTATTCTTGGAAATCCGCATGACGATATTTTTTATGCAATAAATGGTACATCTAAAGTAGATGAATTTGAATCTATAGGGATAATAGAAACTTTCTCAGCAGCTTCTGCTATTATTGCAGCTGATGCTGCTGCTAAAGCAGCAAAGGTTAATCTTATAGAAATAAGACTAGCAAGAGGAATGTGTGGTAAGTCTTATCTTATTCTATCAGGGGAGCTTGCAGCAGTTGAAGCGGCAATAGATGCTGGAAGCAAAGTTATAGGAGAAACAGGTATGCTTCTTGATAAGTCAATAATAGCAAGGCCTGATAAAAAGATATGGGAAAGAATAGTATAGTATATTTAATATAATCAGCGCCAGAAGCCACCACTTTGTAAAGTTGAGGGTAGTTCACATCTTTGCCTATAGCTTTTATAACTTCTAAAAGCTATAGGCAATTTTATAAAAAGTTAAAAGCATTGTTTTATAACACTTAAAGCATCACCACATATTTCTTTCTTTAGAGCCATATCATCAAGTATTTTAAAGGCTTTATCCTTTGATATACCTTCTTTATATGGTCTTTTTGAAGTTAAGGCTTCAAATATATCACAAATAGCGAGTAATCTATCTTCAAAACATAAATCCTCACTTTTAAGCCTTCTTGGATAACCTTCTCCATTGAGCTTTTCGTGATGGTTTGCAGCCCAGGATGTTATTTCCTCTAATCCTTTTATCTTTGAGAGTATAAGATATGTATAATATGTATGGCTTTTAATAACAGTCATTTCGTTATCATTAAGTTTTTCATTTTTATTTAAAATTGAGTTTGGGATTGCAAGCTTCCCTAAATCATGTAAAAGTGCTGCTATTATAAATTTTATTTTCTTTTCAGAATCAAACTTAAGGTGGTCTGCAACCTTTTCGCATAGCTTTGAAAGGTTATATGAGTGTTTGAACGTAAAAGGGCTTTTATTATCTATTATTTCTGCGAAAATTTCAGCTATTGCTTTTAAAAATTCAAGATCTACAGGTATAAATTCCTTGGGTATAACATCATTAACTGTGTTAGAAGAGAAGGATAGATTGTCAACATCCCACCAAAACATGTCTTTGCTTTCAACTTCCATAAATATATCAACAATATCAGGAGATAGTATTGATTTTTTTGAATTTAGCAGAAATTTTTTTATGTAATCTCTTTGGAAATAATTTGGTTTTGTTTCATCATAAAGTATT encodes:
- a CDS encoding BMC domain-containing protein gives rise to the protein MDKAIGLVEYKTTASGISAADSMVKTAEVEIISSQTVCPGKYIILLKGKLSAVNSAIEKGIKDYAEKVIDSFILGNPHDDIFYAINGTSKVDEFESIGIIETFSAASAIIAADAAAKAAKVNLIEIRLARGMCGKSYLILSGELAAVEAAIDAGSKVIGETGMLLDKSIIARPDKKIWERIV
- a CDS encoding HD-GYP domain-containing protein; translation: MLNINLNELISSLAIATDLSHCSMINDKSPAYLKGNQNPVDKHRFFNHSKRTSYVSMSIAKLISLDKSFLSDVYISSTLHDIGVTCSIDECHSDEVFIKKHCLDGENILKKFPINFSISEYIKYHHENFDGSGSFGLYKDEIPLISQIIRLSDTFEILYDETKPNYFQRDYIKKFLLNSKKSILSPDIVDIFMEVESKDMFWWDVDNLSFSSNTVNDVIPKEFIPVDLEFLKAIAEIFAEIIDNKSPFTFKHSYNLSKLCEKVADHLKFDSEKKIKFIIAALLHDLGKLAIPNSILNKNEKLNDNEMTVIKSHTYYTYLILSKIKGLEEITSWAANHHEKLNGEGYPRRLKSEDLCFEDRLLAICDIFEALTSKRPYKEGISKDKAFKILDDMALKKEICGDALSVIKQCF